One part of the Solanum dulcamara chromosome 3, daSolDulc1.2, whole genome shotgun sequence genome encodes these proteins:
- the LOC129882309 gene encoding probable glutathione S-transferase, translating into MAEVKLLGLWYSPFSHRVEWALKIKGVKYEYIEEDLQNKSPLLLQSNPIYKKIPVLIHNGKSICESLVILEYIDETFEGPSILPKDPYERALARFWAKFLEAKALATWNSFFLKGEEQEKAKEEVYEMLKVLDNELKDKKFFVADKLGFADIIANGPAFYLGILEEVSGVVLATSEKFPNFCAWRDEYCTQNKKYLPPRDELLVRYQIYIQPVVASE; encoded by the exons ATGGCTGAAGTGAAGTTGCTTGGTTTATGGTATAGCCCTTTTAGTCATAGAGTTGAGTGGGCTCTAAAGATTAAGGGTGTCAAATATGAATATATAGAAGAAGATTTACAAAATAAAAGCCCTCTACTTCTTCAATCTAATCCAATTTACAAGAAAATCCCAGTGCTCATTCACAATGGCAAGTCCATTTGTGAGTCTCTAGTCATTCTTGAATATATTGATGAGACATTTGAAGGCCCTTCCATCTTGCCTAAAGATCCTTATGAGAGAGCTTTGGCGCGTTTCTGGGCTAAATTCCTAGAAGCTAAG GCGCTAGCAACGTGGAATAGTTTCTTCCTCAAAGGAGAGGAGCAAGAGAAAGCTAAAGAGGAAGTTTATGAGATGTTGAAAGTTCTTGATAATGAGCTCAAGGACAAGAAGTTCTTTGTGGCAGACAAATTGGGATTTGCTGATATTATTGCAAATGGTCCGGCATTTTATTTGGGAATTCTTGAAGAAGTATCTGGAGTTGTTTTGGCGACAAGTgaaaagtttccaaattttTGTGCTTGGAGAGATGAATATTGCacccaaaataagaaatatttaccTCCAAGAGATGAATTGCTTGTCCGTTACCAAATCTACATTCAACCTGTTGTTGCTTCAGAATGA
- the LOC129882308 gene encoding probable glutathione S-transferase, which produces MGDVKLLGLWYSPFSKRVEWALKTKGMEYEYIEEDLQNKSSLLLQSNPIHKTVPVLIHNGKPICESIVILEYIDETFEGPSILPKNPYDRALARFWVKFFDDKVPAMRKSIFLKGEEQEKAKEEVCEMLKILENELKDRKFFVGDKFGFVDIAANATALWFGVLEEVSGIVLVTRKKFPNLCAWRDEYYLQNREYLPPREKLLAHYQVYIQRTAAASK; this is translated from the exons ATGGGAGATGTTAAGTTGCTTGGTTTATGGTACAGCCCTTttagtaaaagagttgaatggGCTCTTAAGACTAAGGGTATGGAATATGAATATATAGAAGAAGATCTACAAAATAAGAGCTCTCTACTTCTTCAATCTAATCCAATTCACAAGACAGTTCCTGTGCTCATTCACAATGGCAAGCCCATTTGTGAGTCAATTGTCATTCTCGAATACATTGACGAGACATTTGAAGGCCCTTCCATCTTGCCTAAAAACCCTTATGACCGAGCTTTAGCTCGTTTTTGGGTTAAATTCTTTGATGATAAG GTGCCAGCAATGAGGAAAAGTATCTTTCTCAAAGGAGAGGAGCAAGAGAAAGCTAAAGAGGAAGTTTGTGAGAtgttgaaaattcttgaaaatgagCTCAAGGACAGGAAATTCTTTGTTGGTGACAAATTTGGATTTGTTGATATTGCTGCAAATGCTACGGCACTTTGGTTTGGAGTTCTTGAAGAAGTATCTGGAATTGTTTTGgtaacaagaaaaaaattcccaaatttaTGTGCTTGGAGAGATGAATACTACCTCCAAAACAGAGAATATTTACCTCCAAGAGAAAAATTGCTTGCACATTACCAAGTTTACATTCAACGTACTGCTGCTGCTTCAAAATGA